One Enterococcus silesiacus genomic window carries:
- a CDS encoding acetylglutamate kinase, with the protein MKKVIVIKMGGVASDNLTEAFFKQISHWQKEGKKVVIVHGGGHYISEMMQRLNVPVVIQDGLRVTTAETLKITQMVLIGQVQPMITAHFQQEGFSVVGLNASCGQIITGSFLDKNTLGAVGEVNQVDTELLEHLLKTKHIPIIAPLGLTKTGEWLNINADHVACKVAEELKAEKLYLLTDVPGVKKENQWLKELSTSEIPKLKKEKIIKGGMLPKLESAVAAIKGGVKEVHITNQLQHAGTIINAKEVFV; encoded by the coding sequence ATGAAGAAGGTTATCGTTATAAAAATGGGTGGAGTAGCTAGTGACAATTTAACAGAAGCTTTTTTTAAACAGATCAGTCATTGGCAAAAAGAAGGGAAAAAAGTTGTTATTGTTCATGGCGGCGGACATTACATTTCTGAGATGATGCAACGTTTAAATGTACCAGTGGTCATCCAAGATGGATTGCGTGTAACAACTGCTGAAACATTAAAGATCACTCAAATGGTTTTGATTGGGCAAGTACAACCAATGATCACAGCTCATTTTCAACAGGAAGGGTTCTCAGTCGTAGGGCTAAATGCGTCTTGTGGCCAGATTATTACAGGTTCTTTTCTGGATAAGAATACATTAGGCGCAGTTGGTGAGGTCAATCAAGTGGATACCGAATTGTTAGAGCATTTACTTAAAACCAAGCATATCCCGATCATTGCACCACTTGGATTAACGAAAACAGGTGAATGGTTGAATATCAATGCTGATCATGTTGCCTGCAAAGTAGCGGAAGAACTGAAAGCTGAAAAGCTTTACCTGTTAACCGATGTTCCGGGTGTAAAAAAAGAAAATCAGTGGCTAAAAGAACTCTCTACTAGTGAAATTCCTAAACTAAAAAAAGAAAAAATCATTAAAGGCGGAATGTTGCCGAAATTGGAAAGTGCTGTTGCAGCGATCAAAGGCGGTGTCAAAGAAGTTCACATTACCAATCAACTTCAACATGCTGGCACCATTATCAACGCGAAGGAGGTTTTTGTATGA
- the argD gene encoding acetylornithine aminotransferase, which yields MSYLFPNYQRKELEMMEGFQNTLIDQNGKHYLDFTSGIGVMNLGYNDPELNQVLQDQSKRLWHTPNLYENHLQEQTAEKLAKGKEYVSYFCNSGAEANEAAIKLARKATGRSKIITFTNSFHGRTYGAMSATGQNSIHQGFEPLVPDFTYVPFNELEPLKAVVDQQTAAVMLELIQGEGGVVLADEQWVQAVQSLCHEFGALLIIDEIQTGIGRTGTFYVYENYQVEPDIFTLAKGLGNGIPVGAMLGKACLAESFGPGSHGSTFGGNKLAMSVACKVVERIDQENFLQDVQNKGHQLYTGLKQIAENNPLIRSVRGKGLMLGIELVDQDTVKSMMDQLEAEGLLVLKAGQNVLRLLPPLTITEEEVDQGLEIVEKVFNSLSQADL from the coding sequence ATGAGCTACTTATTTCCTAATTATCAAAGAAAAGAATTAGAAATGATGGAAGGTTTCCAAAATACATTAATCGATCAAAATGGGAAACACTATCTTGATTTTACTAGCGGCATTGGCGTAATGAACTTAGGTTATAATGATCCTGAGTTAAATCAAGTCTTACAAGATCAGTCCAAACGATTATGGCATACACCTAATTTATATGAAAATCATTTGCAAGAGCAAACCGCTGAAAAGCTAGCAAAGGGAAAAGAGTATGTCAGCTATTTTTGTAATAGTGGTGCAGAAGCCAACGAAGCAGCGATAAAATTAGCCCGTAAAGCAACAGGTAGAAGTAAAATCATTACCTTTACTAATTCTTTCCATGGTCGAACATATGGCGCGATGAGTGCGACGGGACAAAATAGTATCCATCAAGGGTTTGAACCGTTAGTACCAGACTTTACTTATGTCCCATTTAATGAACTTGAGCCGTTAAAGGCCGTAGTCGATCAACAAACAGCGGCCGTCATGTTGGAGTTGATTCAAGGTGAAGGCGGTGTTGTACTAGCAGATGAGCAATGGGTTCAAGCGGTTCAGTCGCTTTGCCACGAGTTTGGAGCTTTATTGATCATCGATGAAATTCAAACAGGAATTGGGCGGACAGGGACTTTTTATGTTTATGAAAATTATCAAGTTGAACCAGATATTTTTACTTTAGCGAAAGGGCTGGGCAATGGCATACCTGTTGGGGCAATGCTTGGAAAAGCTTGTCTGGCAGAAAGTTTTGGCCCAGGCAGCCATGGCTCGACTTTTGGCGGTAATAAATTGGCTATGAGTGTTGCATGTAAAGTGGTTGAGCGTATCGATCAAGAAAACTTTTTGCAAGATGTTCAAAACAAAGGGCACCAACTATACACAGGTTTAAAACAAATAGCAGAAAATAATCCACTGATTAGATCTGTTCGCGGTAAAGGACTAATGCTGGGGATCGAGCTAGTTGATCAAGATACAGTGAAGTCTATGATGGATCAATTAGAAGCTGAAGGGCTACTTGTATTAAAAGCGGGGCAAAATGTCTTACGACTGTTACCACCGTTAACGATCACGGAAGAGGAAGTGGATCAAGGTCTGGAAATAGTTGAAAAAGTCTTCAACAGTTTATCACAGGCGGATCTTTAA
- a CDS encoding ornithine carbamoyltransferase (catalyzes the formation of L-citrulline from carbamoyl phosphate and L-ornithine in arginine biosynthesis and degradation), translating into MTNSMYGKSVLNLTELSKEEFLSIIELAITMKAKPEDYRGVLAGKILAMIFEKNSTRTRVSFEAGIIQLGGQAIVLDSKSTQMGRGEPIKDTAKVMSSYVDAIMIRTYSDQMVAKLAEEASVPVINGLTDHHHPCQILADFQTIYEQKGKLEGIKLAYIGDGNNMAHSFLIGGSLVGMDISIATPVGYEPKAEFVESAKRNAKASGSKIQITNDPEQAVKDADVLVTDVWASMGDESEQKERETVFKSFQINNRLAVQAKKDYLFLHCLPAHRGEEVSADIIDGTHSAIYQEAGNRLHAQKALLVKLMTNL; encoded by the coding sequence ATGACAAATTCGATGTATGGTAAAAGTGTTTTAAATTTAACGGAGCTATCAAAGGAAGAATTTCTATCGATCATTGAACTGGCTATTACAATGAAAGCTAAACCTGAGGACTATCGTGGTGTTTTGGCAGGAAAAATTTTAGCGATGATTTTTGAAAAAAATAGTACTCGAACTCGTGTTTCATTTGAGGCTGGTATCATCCAACTTGGGGGACAAGCAATTGTTTTAGATTCTAAAAGCACTCAAATGGGGCGCGGAGAACCTATCAAAGATACTGCAAAAGTTATGTCTAGCTATGTGGATGCTATCATGATCCGTACCTACTCAGATCAAATGGTTGCTAAATTAGCTGAGGAAGCATCCGTCCCTGTGATCAATGGGTTAACAGACCATCATCATCCATGCCAAATACTAGCAGATTTTCAAACGATTTATGAACAAAAAGGAAAACTAGAAGGAATCAAATTGGCCTACATCGGGGATGGAAATAATATGGCTCATTCATTTTTGATCGGCGGCAGTTTGGTGGGAATGGATATTAGTATCGCAACACCTGTTGGATACGAACCCAAAGCAGAGTTTGTTGAAAGCGCTAAAAGGAATGCAAAAGCAAGTGGCAGCAAAATCCAAATCACTAACGATCCAGAGCAAGCAGTGAAAGATGCTGACGTTTTAGTAACCGATGTTTGGGCCAGTATGGGAGATGAATCTGAACAAAAAGAGCGGGAGACAGTATTTAAATCATTTCAAATCAATAATCGACTAGCAGTTCAAGCAAAAAAAGATTATCTGTTTTTGCACTGTCTACCTGCCCATAGAGGAGAAGAAGTCTCAGCAGATATTATTGATGGAACGCATTCTGCCATTTATCAAGAAGCTGGTAATCGTCTTCATGCACAAAAAGCGTTGCTTGTGAAACTCATGACCAACTTATAA